The following coding sequences are from one Kallotenue papyrolyticum window:
- a CDS encoding iron-siderophore ABC transporter substrate-binding protein → MKSSWPGALLLAVIILAACGAPAAHTVAPSPTARQSTPTATGAAAAAFPVTIAHKFGSTTIPAPPQRVVALGYNDQDALLALGVTPLAVRYWFGPQTQQVWPWAQDTLNGPQPQVLNMPFGELNFEQIAALRPDLIVAVSAGITADEYATLAAIAPTLAQSAEYVDFGMPWQEQTLVIGRALGAEARARELVTALEQRFAQVRAQHPNFADATVAIAMPSSDGQVLVSGPQHERQRVLSALGLQLPAELAQLAGDQFYGTLSGERLDLLDTDVLIWTISSAAERAAIENNPIYQQLDVAREGRAIVLDSSGNDGLVGPALVFSSVLSLPLVLDELTPQIAAALERAAAGATHAAPREEARR, encoded by the coding sequence ATGAAGAGTAGCTGGCCGGGTGCGCTACTGCTGGCGGTGATCATCCTTGCCGCCTGTGGCGCGCCTGCCGCGCACACAGTTGCTCCGTCACCGACGGCTCGCCAGTCCACACCAACTGCCACCGGCGCCGCCGCCGCGGCCTTTCCGGTGACGATCGCCCACAAGTTCGGGAGCACGACCATCCCCGCGCCGCCGCAGCGGGTCGTCGCGCTGGGCTACAACGACCAAGATGCGTTGCTGGCCCTGGGGGTGACGCCGCTCGCCGTGCGCTACTGGTTTGGCCCTCAGACGCAGCAGGTCTGGCCTTGGGCGCAGGATACGCTGAACGGGCCACAGCCCCAGGTGCTGAACATGCCCTTCGGCGAACTGAACTTCGAACAGATCGCTGCGCTGCGCCCCGATCTGATCGTGGCCGTGTCGGCGGGCATCACCGCCGACGAATACGCGACGCTCGCGGCGATCGCGCCCACGCTCGCGCAGTCGGCAGAGTATGTCGATTTCGGCATGCCCTGGCAGGAGCAGACGTTGGTGATCGGACGCGCGCTGGGCGCCGAAGCGCGCGCGCGCGAACTGGTCACCGCACTCGAACAGCGCTTTGCCCAGGTCCGCGCACAACATCCGAACTTCGCCGATGCAACGGTGGCGATCGCCATGCCGTCCAGCGATGGGCAGGTCCTCGTGTCGGGGCCGCAGCACGAGCGCCAACGCGTGCTGAGCGCGCTGGGGCTGCAGTTGCCCGCGGAGCTGGCCCAGCTTGCCGGCGATCAGTTCTACGGCACACTCAGCGGTGAGCGGCTCGATCTGCTGGATACCGACGTGCTGATCTGGACCATCTCCAGCGCAGCGGAACGCGCTGCGATCGAGAACAACCCGATCTACCAGCAGCTCGACGTCGCGCGCGAGGGACGCGCGATCGTGCTGGATAGCTCCGGCAACGACGGTCTGGTCGGTCCGGCGCTGGTCTTCAGCAGCGTCCTGAGCTTGCCGTTGGTGCTGGATGAACTGACCCCACAGATCGCTGCCGCGTTGGAGCGCGCCGCTGCGGGGGCAACCCATGCCGCGCCGCGTGAGGAGGCTCGGCGGTGA